From Camelina sativa cultivar DH55 chromosome 20, Cs, whole genome shotgun sequence, the proteins below share one genomic window:
- the LOC104772427 gene encoding agamous-like MADS-box protein AGL53 produces MYKKASELSILCDVEVCVIYYNRDGELVGTWPEDRSKVRDMAERYSKLNDSERRKKSTNLSLFLNKKTDKKTSLDINDKRFSEKLLEMEASLESNIRVLQDQSSGVTEPADRTPRSEPFGVFRRLLHNIDERWCVKNRARPIDAFIDSTTSHGDDADTNPTSTCPL; encoded by the coding sequence ATGTATAAGAAAGCATCCGAGCTTTCCATCCTTTGTGATGTCGAAGTCTGTGTGATATACTACAACCGTGACGGAGAACTCGTCGGGACATGGCCGGAAGATCGATCCAAGGTTCGAGACATGGCAGAGAGATACAGCAAACTCAACGATAGCGAGAGACGCAAGAAAAGCACAaacctttctctgtttctgaatAAGAAGACCGACAAGAAGACATCTTTAGATATCAATGACAAGAGATTCTCTGAGAAACTTTTGGAGATGGAGGCTTCGTTAGAGAGTAATATACGGGTGTTACAAGATCAGTCTTCGGGTGTTACAGAACCTGCAGACAGAACCCCTCGATCAGAACCCTTTGGTGTCTTCCGCCGGCTTCTTCACAACATTGATGAGCGGTGGTGtgtcaaaaacagagcaagacctATCGACGCCTTCATCGACTCAACAACTTCCCATGGTGATGATGCAGACACAAACCCCACCAGTACTTGTCCACTTTGA
- the LOC104770507 gene encoding calmodulin-7 produces MADQLTDDQISEFKEAFSLFDKDGDGCITTKELGTVMRSLGQNPTEAELQDMINEVDADGNGTIDFPEFLNLMARKMKDTDSEEELKEAFRVFDKDQNGFISAAELRHVMTNLGEKLTDEEVDEMIREADVDGDGQINYEEFVKVMMAK; encoded by the exons ATGGCGGATCAGCTCACCGATGACCAGATCTCAGAGTTCAAGGAAGCTTTTAGCCTCTTCGATAAGGATGGTGATG GTTGCATCACCACCAAGGAGCTTGGAACCGTGATGAGGTCTCTGGGGCAAAACCCAACAGAAGCCGAGCTACAAGACATGATCAACGAAGTTGATGCAGACGGGAACGGAACCATAGATTTCCCGGAGTTCCTGAACCTGATGGCAAGGAAAATGAAGGACACTGATTCAGAGGAAGAGCTGAAGGAAGCATTCAGGGTTTTCGATAAAGACCAGAATGGTTTCATATCTGCAGCTGAGCTTCGACATGTGATGACTAATCTTGGGGAGAAGCTAACCGACGAGGAAGTTGATGAGATGATCCGAGAAGCAGATGTTGATGGCGATGGTCAGATCAACTATGAGGAATTCGTTAAAGTCATGATGGCTAAGTGA